Genomic window (Culex pipiens pallens isolate TS chromosome 3, TS_CPP_V2, whole genome shotgun sequence):
TTGGCGGAGTTTGAGGTACTTTaatttgctgctgttgttgttgttgctgctgctgctgggtcaTGTCCGTGGTGCAAATTGTTGGCGTCGGTTCCTTCCGCTGCTTTGGATTGACACGTTCTGGCAGCGGTCCGGACGGTGCCTTCCCGTACCGGAATGTGCCCTCAGTTGGTGTTTGATCTTCGGACTTGTCCTGGCCGCCGGACCCGGTTGAGCCAACTAACGTGACGCTGCTCAGGTTCGACGGTGACGAGGGGCCACTCATGGCTGTTTCTGTAATTGGGAGGGAGGTGGAACATTAGACAAATTTTACTAACAGCCAATAACCCGACATGGTGtcaattacaaaatgcattttctcaattccgttctgaaaaaaatctgcgttctgatttaaaaaaaagtatgtgcttagattttgaagatttcaagcTCGCCAATaatgttcaaataaaaattaaatcatttgttGCCTCGACACCATGCCCTCAAAACCAAACGAAAACGTTTCACCGACCAGTTAACGTGTCCGAACTGCTCGACCCGGCCATGGGTTTCGGTATCGCCAGGTACGAGTCATCCTGGGGCTGCGCGTGTATTTGATGTTGGGACTTGCTCTGCAATGACCCCCCACCTCCACCGCCCCCATTTCCTCCTCCACCCCCATCAACCTTCGGCggagactgctgctgctgctgctgctgtttctcTTCCACCGCTGTGTCGTGATGGTGAACTCCGTGGATGATAACCGGTCCAGCTTGTTCGGGTATCCAAGATAGGGTTTCCTGTTCCGAGCCCTGGTGGCTAGCGTATCCCCGTCGGGACCCTCGGAAGCGCAAACCCGCCGAATCACCACTCATCGACCGATCCCGGTCGGCACCCTCCGAGCAGTAACCTgtaattgaagaattttaacaaatttcaacttACGCTGGCCATGTGAAGTCATTTACCTGACACCGAGCTGGCTCCGGACGTTCGCCGGGGCGATGCACGGCCATCCTGGTAGGGAAGTTCCAGGAAGTCCGTCTGGTGGTCACACTCGCAGGCCGGTTCCAGCGGTGGGTTGTAGAACACATTTTTGAGCGCTTGCAGCACCGTCTCCCCGTCGGTAAACACCCGGTAGGTCAGCAGGAAGGTGTTCAAAAAGTCAATCGACAGGAAGCGCAGATCTGTAAGTCGCTGGAGTAGCCGTTCCGGTGTCGCATACCGCACCTGGGGCAGCTTGCACGAGTTCAATGTTCGCGAAAACCGAATGTCCACGTCGTCCTTGAACAGGCGCGGATCGGCTCGCAATGCTTGGTGTCCTGCAAAGATGGATCCTTCAAGAATTCAATCCAAACGTGCCCCAACACCAAAAGTGGGATGAATGTGTGGGAGGTTACATCGAAACATAAAAAGGGAAGAAAcgggaagaaaaaaacaacaacagctTGAGAACAACCAGACAACACGGAGTACACCACGGTTACGGGAATACCTCCGGAGGACCCTCCGATCCCGGGGGACAGCAGCGAGTGCATGTGGATGTTGTCCAAGCACTGCGAAATATCGCTGATCCACGCTTCCTTGTCCTGGATGGTGGGCGCGATCAGGTGGATGCTGTGCCGCGCACCGGATTTGGTTTCCACGAAGATCTTAAAGTCGCGATTGCCGGCGTTGACCGATTCCGATACGCTGAGCGTGCTGCCACGCGTTGATTGCGAACATACCGAAGCGTCCTCGTCCTGCACCTCGCTCGGGTCCTCGATGAGGGTAGCGTCCGCCAGCGGAATCTTACCCACGTCCGGGAGCAGGTGCAGTCGGCCACCGGAAGTTCTGTTGAAAGTAAGGTGTGATACATTGGGGTAAGAAATTGATAAagggcaaaaatataaaataggaCACAGACAGTCAACGTCAATCAATACCAATCTAGTAAAAAAATTGTAGCAAGTtgcaaaattaaagattttttcagcaaaatatggATAAATGCGAAGAGAGCTGAAAATATCGAGTTTTGCCTCTCGTCGCCGtcatgctaacttgtcgtacgtgcattttgggccaaattgagttaggaacgccattttgtgcagttcTTAATgcatcaccttttgaccttcacagatccccaaaattcgatgtcaatcctgagatattcaacgaaatccgaaaaactccgttcattttggtcactttacatatgaaagtagtttcaatcttgtcgtgctatcttgtcactccctgaaaattgatgtaagtgcggcaactggccaaagggatttcaggtcagaacgcgtttgacgcacgtacaagtacAAGGCTAGCGTTAAACATTTACAATCATAActtgggactccagcaacccaCTTCAAccaacttcgggacaatgcacataatggtcaacaaaacaaaacgcgtttgttattgtttacattgcgtgctttcgttgtTGTTTATTCAacgtcaaacattaaaatgcgtttttctcggaacgtcgaaatggcgggtgcgacaagatagcacgacgacgtcgaactcGTGAATACAATagttcgatgcctctgtgctctgttGTTCCAAGCTTGCTGGAATTTCTATCTAatttgtgggtaattctctaccaaatcacacgaaatcgggaaaagttgccccgaccccttttcgatttgcgtgaaactttgtcataatgggtaacttttgtccctgatcacgaatccgaggtccgttttttgatatctcgtgacggaggggcggtacgaccccttccatttatgaacatgcgaaaaaagaggtgtttttcaataatttgcagcctgaaacggtgatgagagagaaatttggtgtcaaaggtacttttatgtaaaattagacgcccgattagatggcgtactcagaattccgaaaaaacgtatttttcatcgaaaaaaacactaaaaaagttttaaaaattctcccattttccgttactcgactgtaaaattttttggaacatgtcattttatggtaaatttaatgtactttttgaatctacattgacccagaagggtcattttttcatttagaacaaaattattcattttaaaatttcttgttttttctaactttgcagggttattttttagagtgtaacaatgttctacaaagttgtagaacagacaattacaaaaaaattgatatatggacataaggggtttgcttatgaacatcacgagttattgcgattttacgaaaaaaagttttgaaaaagttactttttgcgtttctctttgtttcgtcgtccgtgtacgccgcgggtgaccatgaacggccatgatcgatgacgaccaactttttcaaaactttttttcgtaaaatcgcgataactcgtgatgtttataagcaaaccccttatgtctatatatcattttttgtaattgtctgctctacaactttgtaaaacattgttacactctaaaaaataaccctgcaaagttagaaaaacacgaaattttaaaatgaaaaattttgttctaaatgaaaaaatggcccttctgggtcaatgtagattcgaaaagtacattaaatttcccataaaatgacatgttccaaaaatttttacagtagattaacggaaaatgggagaatttttaaaacttttttagtgtttttttcgatgaaaaatacgtttttttcggaattctgagtacgccatcaaatcgggcgtctaattttacataaaagtccctttgacaccaaatttctatctcatcaccgattcaggctgcaatttattgaaaaacacctcttttttcgcatgttcaaaaatggaaggggtcataccgcctctccgtcacgagatatcaaaaaacgcaaatcgaaaaggggtcggggcaactgctgtgtgagttggcggagaattacccttgtaCAAAAGAGAACAAAAACATCGATATCttttagtttcaaaaaacacttcaaattgaatatttttaaatgaaacttttgtttccTCACTAAAATATTTGCCGTCTAGATAAAGTTATTCTTTGCAGCACTAAAatagatgctgaaaagttgatttttgttgcacttgtatcaaaaagtaaaacttttcaacattgttttgctttaaatggttaatttccaaaaattgttcgcgtggtttatggatggtccctaacgataaaataaaaaaaaatcgatgtatTTAAAAGCTAGAATTCTCGAATCGATATTGAAGTAAGCTTCAATCTATTATTTATACGCAAAAAATAACAGTGAGCAATTCAATGAAacattgtagacatgttatcctacgcttataaaGCCATTTTTGAGTATATGGAGcaagtttcactcgataatgacatttgagaagggcgtaagtgttttaattatttttgtaattcggaatttaaatatctcTGTATGTCAAAGCCGTGCATCGTGTCAAAAAGGGTCAAAGaccaacttgtaggaaatttgacgggctttctgaaaaaatatagtgaaagaaaaaaacacgcctcttctatgtttaaaagtcaaatttgagggggagcccaccattttttccgttcaaaatttttgtgaaaatagcctaagattttACCAAAAGACTAACgtaaaatgcaggatggagcaactcacctaaaaaaatacaaaaatcatttactgtaACTGTTTTTTACgtacgtcaaaattttcaaaaaaaaaagaacacgggaatcgattctccagacaattttacataaaaatctccatattgaTCACTGTACTAAGTTCAATCCTTCACCCAGAattgggcatcggcatacgagaggataaagagcacgattcggtagtaaaatgatactgtgtgcggacggagaggataaatcccgaaactaccgagagtactttactcatgggttcatcagggttcatcttcaaaaaaagttcatctataaaaaaagtaccgagactcgaacccaagacacGAGTCCCCCatagaccgttattatgaaaaaaaatttccacccaaaccaatgattggacatggttcctgggaccattctgcacttctgggccgagtttcaaaatatttgccggcagaaatttcgaatacggtcagttttagtgtttcgagtagaaattaaggagaaatcacatgtaaaatgcgtaggaaatgagcaaagtttcaatgtttcaactccaaaacattagtggtcatggttttacattgtattaacatgtagcagaatgatatagaAACGAGttacagcactgacttagccggattaagcctaagtcaagtgacttaggtatataatttacaagtttataccttaatattaaaaaaaactcctacatcaaggaattttaagtcaaggaaaactagattgcacaaaaattacttaaaatgaggtgactttgagcctaggggtgacattgtaccaataaacgcataaagattgctttgataagcttgaattttatgttaatttatttatttgtagaaatttgatgatattgctacgcaaatctgcttgttctgatttaaaattaaattaattaaaataaatttaaaatcttctGGAATCCtcctaatttgaaaataatgctcACATCTTTCAGTTCTGAATCAATACctactgaaatcaaataaaacaatcaaaataatagggaaacaaatttttgttacgTGGCAAGTTTGTGACATGGCAGTTACAATAAAATTGtcctttttgttttaaatcgttCACAAATTTTAACCTTGCGAATGAAATCCGGAGAGTACTCCAGCCACTAGCAAgcccagctctttgaggaaggtggggcaataatatgcacgatttgaaaaatacgtcatttgtggataccccctgaccaaatttagaacaaatttatgtggatggtggggcagttgccccatgttgcctcaccctgtgcacgctagtgactctagctatcatttagctcatatatttttgttgtcctgtgtaatgattatacttagcaaaagtttaatgacacaggattaatatttcaaaccaaccaattattttccaacattgcagttatcgtcataaaataaaataacatttcatacttgaataaaataatgttgatacactcatagttaggattcaataaaacataatattaataatcaagaacgttcactaataatgtattcatcaaaacaaatcctacttctgcccaatgtgaaaacacaataaatcttttaacaagcttggcatatcttatgaaaacatgaaaatagtgcagttaaatatcaaatcaaatcaaattgttcgctttaCAACATTACCAGccaaactggggtgagaggcaaccacgttcAACACTCTAACACCGAAACCGGTATAGTCAAGTATGTACAGGCGatgtaagttttcaatgtgactTGTGTCCTAAACCCTTGGCGGGGTCAAACGGTAAGGCTTACGAAACTAaagctttatctatttttttagtgtttcttagttattgaactttttatgcCAGAGGACAACATAATCTTAGagcaatatttgcaacgattatactttgcaattcaagcttatcgatcttgttgttaagctatctggctattataaaatcgttaaatttagtacaatgtcacccctaggctcaaagtcacctcattttaagtaatttttgtgcaatctagttttccttgacttaaaattcattgatgtaggagttttttttaaatattaaggtataaacttgtaaattatatacctaagtcacttgacttaggcttaatccggctaagtcagtgctgtaaatcgtttttatatcattctgctacatgttaatacaatgtaaaaccatgaccactaatgttttggagttaaaacattgaaaatttgctcatttcctacgcattttacatgtgatttctccttaatttctactcgaaacactaaaactgaccgtattcgaaatttatgccggcaaatattttgaaactcggcccagaggtgcagaatggtcccaggaaccatgtccaaacattggtttgggtggaaattttttttcataataacggtctgtgggggacccgtgcaagaccttcggcatattgaaccgtgcttTTGCGGAATGGGTCACTATCCCATCGTTCCCATGTTCGAActaaacaatcaaaaacaagtcaacaaaaaaaaaatgatttcgtgATTcgcttatccgaagtgaaatttttttgaggccttcggataatcgagtcaggcTGGTGGTTTTGAAGAACAAATACCAAAATTCTCACaaagtacacccaaagttaaagaacgaggggatagtcctcacgaaaagaaacgtgaggaaagtgtcattttgcgagagtatagtcctctcgcgtgttcattcgttcattggaacagttcatcctattgagtggcttatatggacacatGACCGCCACTAAGTCACCGAACCAAGGGGGCCCATActgcaaaggcacggttcaatatgccgaatgtcttgggttcgagtctcggtaccggtatttttttatggatgattttttttttaaagtgaagccatgagtaaagtactctcggtaatttcgggattttttctctcagtccgcacacagtaccgaatcgtgttctttattctctcgtgtgccgatgcccagttctgggtgaatATGACCCCGACCATGTTCTAGAGTGATTTAGACAACCAACaacgatatttgaaaaaaaatgttgtaatccaaaaaaaaaattaaaaacaagcgaaattgcatttaaagcTTCGCTTGGTTGGATATCCATTGTGCGAGAAATGAACTTtctttgttttcgaaaaaacacggtatttcttgaaaatttaagtattttacaaaaacactACTAAAGTTAAAACGCTACTTATAATACATATCAGTGttgcacaaaataaaaatttaatacagcgaaaacgcatacaaaattttacatcgtttgatacccatattcccaattctgaaaattctgtttATAATGCAGGAAATTCCGATAACaatataattttcgaaattaatAAGCTTTCGAACACGGATAAAATGAAAAAGCTCTTGCCCTCACCTGGTGGCGATAATCATGTGGTTCGAAAACAGGAAGCACTGCCGCACAGCGTCGCGCTCGCTTTTGAACGAAGCCAACCGGCTTCGAATCCTTCCTCGTCCTGGTGGAACTTGCACGAGACTTCCTAAAACGAAAGCACTTGCTATAATAAACGCTTCCGTCTACCATAAAAAAAGGCTCGACGCACCTTGTCGCACAAACACTTGGTTCACGTCGAGCAGAATGTCGCACCCCTCGACGATCATGCGCTCTACGGCGAGATTTTTGCGCAGATTTTCCGTCTCCGACACTTCGTCGTGCATTTGGCGCGAAAGGTCCTCCAGCTGTTGGCGCGCGTTCTGCAGACTTTTGCGCTCCACGTGGTCGTGCGGGGTGTGGGCGAGCAGCTCGTGCAGCGTTATGATGTAGCGCGGGATTTGGTGCATCGGATAGGTAAGGAAGGTCTCGAGGCTACGGCCTTGGCAGGTCGGTTTGGCCTCGAGACGTTTCAGCACCGTGGCGAAGTTTGTATTGCTCTTGCACTCGGTCAGCACCTGCAGACTGTAGTGGTGATTGCGGACGTACTCCTGGTAGATGCTCAACATCGGCAGCAGCATGTCGAACAAATCCCCTAGAAATGTAGGTAGAAATTAAAGCTAATTTTATTTGACAAAGGTGGCATGCGATGGAATGAAAAGCTTCTGCGAGGTTGGTTCCGCAAGGACGTTTAGCGCACGAAGAAAGCAGGACGGACAGTGTGTAGTATACAGTGCAGTGATGCCAGCTGTCTTACCAAGTACCAACGTGGGCCACGACTCCAGCCGCGAGGTGAGACCCTTCAGGAAGATCTGATGTAGGAACAGTACCGTTTCCGAGTTCAGGAAGATCGAGTTGACGTCCTCGTGCGAGCACGGTGGACGCTTGGAactggccgccatcttgaacgGCCGAAGAAAGCATGCCACGAGTACCtgagaaacaaaaacacaaagatTAGTTCCAACAACTAAACCCCTCTCCAAACCAATCTCCGCAAAACCTCCAGCTGCTCCAGGTACTCCTCCTCCGCTTCCACCATGCTGAACACCAGGTGGTTCCGCTTGCGCATACTCTCCGCGTGCGGTGACCGGATGTACTCCTCGACGATCTGTTTCCAGCGGCGCCGACAGAGCCACCCCCGGAAGAAGCTCTGCACCTTCTTGATCTTGCGCAGCTCGATCGAGTCGGACACGGACGCGCACAGCCCCGGCAGGGAGGCCGGATCGTCGTGGCTGAGCATCTCGCCGGGCATGCTGAAGCTGCCCCGGCCCACCGGAGTGGCCGAGTAGCTGGAGCGGGTTTCCTTGCGCAGCACGCAGATCTGGAGTAGGAAGATGTAGACATGGGATTCAGAGAAATATATGGTGTAAATTCAAGCAAAGTTGGTGCAGATTTGACGGTGTTGTAAACAAATCCAACAATTGTGGGTTAATTTAAGAGGTCATTAACAATATACCAGTTTTTCcttaatcattatttaaaaaaaaatcttgatgctAACTTgtcatgaaattcaaatttaatataaaGTAACACATTATTTGCAGAACAAAAACattataaattgatttatttcgtGAAACCTAAAATCTCTGCCAAAATTATGTCAATTTGTCTTGCCTCCAGccaagcaaataaaaaattcaaaccatttAAGAAAAAGCAGCTGCTGGAACTCCCAAAAGCAAAGCCTCACAAAGGCAAAAGCTCAACCAGTTCAAGTAGGGTGGAAGAAAGCAAAGCAAAAGAGCTTATGTACAAAAGTCgggggaaaacaaacaaaaacgcaAAAGTAACGCCAGGAACTAAAACAATAATTGACTTCCGCTTTGTCCCACCCCCCACACTTGCTCTCCCTTGCCTTTCGAGCTTTCATCGctccgtgaaaaaaaaaacgaaacatccGGACGACCGGGACGTTGCTACTGCCTAGGAAGCAAAGAAGAAAGGTCCCATAACGTGGGAACCTTCGTCAGGATGTGAGTATATCCGGCTATTTTTACGCTCGCCGAGTGTATCTTCCACAACAAACACCGAGATTCGTTACGGGCCAGGTCCTGTTTGGGTGTCTGTTTCCAGTGAACAGAACCAAGTGAGAAAACAATATCTTTAGGAAGGAGCTCAAGTACTTTCAATCTTCGTCATTTTTGTTCGTATAAAacacctaataaaaataaaacggcTCAATTAATAACATGGTTGAAAACAGAAAATATAAATCCAAGTGTTCAAACAAACATAGAAAATAATCATAtcaacctatgtggttggtgccttccccaCTCCTAACGAAACATGTGTTTCATGAAAGATCCGAACATAATTTccatcaaatttatttcaactttttccaaaaaaaacaagtgcgtatagagttatctacgtgcgcatgtattgcgtgtacgtacacgaaaaagattgaggttaaattttgtccggccagcaaaatcaaatggtgcgctagtgtgtgtacgcgaaacgtcataaagctctattttcatgagtttaaaaaaaagtgtcataaactgagacagagttgccagatctttaaaattttgtattcgtTTGGAAGATCTTTCGATTATCCTCCGACAATAGACTCGGGGTATTTTTTGAGGAACAGCAAGAAAGATTTTTGTTGCATAAGAAAGTTAAGAATTCTTTCATAAACCAATTATTCTACAAAAACAAATATGTCTGCGCCAGTACCGTGAACGAAACACTACAGTAAAACTGAAACTGGTTAGGTTCAAGTTGAAATGCTCatcattttgtttagttttgaatatatttttaagtttttgatataaaatggaatttcttgatgatatttttcgattattttataGATCACATGGTCTATTTGATGCAAAGATGCAAAGATAGTGTTTTGATACCAAATTATGGATTTGTTCAtcagtagggttagtgaatgcTCAAGATTCCGTggacaatttaaaatttgaaatttttccttaaaatccaGTGGTGTTGAtgaattttcttgaaacaattcataaaaaattacatttcacgaatattttacccacagcagggttgccaggtttccagatttttcaagtgtcagccagaataaagattcattcTTCTCTGTACCAGatattgccagatttttccagattcttcactttttgcccattttgaacaacttttgattaaaatgaacgaatttaattggaaataataaaaatagaatggcgtcatccataaagtacgtcacgctctagggggggagggggggttgtcgcaagtgtgacaaagtgtgacaagggggagagggggggtacgtgagactgtgacgtcacgctggaCTATTTATCTAATATTGAACTTTTCTTTAAAGTatagctttaaaaatttaatgtttgataacttttactcataaatcaaacccgattcaaggctttaagaaacagagtttttgataatagatttaatatgcttcaaaaaactgtgatggtgatttttatcactacaacattgaacaaaatttataaaatccaaacgcaacctgtaaaaattaaaaacattctcGAATGAATTccgaatttcaaaatcatcctttttataaatttataaatttcgaaGCTGTGATTTCTGAAGGTTGAATTTTACAGATTTCAGAGGATttcagtggtaaaattacacattttttctgacataaaagatgtaccccttcccagatgtaatattaccatgattttttttttactgtataaaattgtacaaaaaacaagatagtgcggaggggggggggggtccgacaaaacgtgacgtactttctgAAGGGGGGTTagagccagcgtgacaaagtgtgacataggggggagggggggttaattttggccgattttagcgtgacatactttatggatgacgccaatgTGTTTTTCCTAAGGAAAATAttaattgaacacttttgaggACATAAAGTTCAGCCGTCTGAATTcaacaaacttttgaattaatttatatcCTCCCTACTCTTTACCATtctgaatttttggatttactTCTGCCAGatttattaagatttttaatcGATGGTTGGccagatttttcatattttgacctggtaaccctgtctcacagtgccatttttttaaatttcattcgttttcaatgaaaaaaaaaacaaaattgttaaaaaattcaataagaAACGATACTTTGAAAACCTAACTAAAGAAAGAatcagccaaataaaaaaatcgtaatcGTCAATTAGTCACAAAATGAAACGGTTTAGCACAGACAGGTTGATTCTTCTACCAAACAtcagttaaattattttatttaataaattttggctCTTTGTTTGTTAATCTCTATTTTTATCTTAAAAcataaaagatttttatttaaaaaaaggtgcaggtggttatgttctacatgaccaatatgataaagaactttgtacaaaactcaaaaaatcatgctatttttatttatattttttaattctttgcctatttatttaatcctgaataattaattctaattaaattgattcaatcaatggcaccggtagaaccttccctcagggccatggccactctgggtgtggccaatcctgtcaaaatggccattttcatcgacgaaaatgactttatagctgtcggccaccattgctagtaccaaccactagtgtcttcctttttatctacaaggacttcgccgccctgggctcctaagtgtatgaaagtatggcacggagcgacggcgccgaatacccatatttacacaaagaatttt
Coding sequences:
- the LOC120425707 gene encoding ras-specific guanine nucleotide-releasing factor 2-like isoform X1, yielding MLSPKMQRSVRVNEHQLIMLSDRAQYDHSMHGYLHKRTADNNKWQMRWFVLYQNLLFYYESEQSSRPSGLIFLEGCYCERLVSAPSLSGPPISSGGGQGSKAIKEEKLQHCFTICYRRENQRQYELRASTESECSAWIIAIREASFNKLLLQKEELEQKHVHLLQVVESEKTAKWQYTQQCEELASEIRKLRAEICVLRKETRSSYSATPVGRGSFSMPGEMLSHDDPASLPGLCASVSDSIELRKIKKVQSFFRGWLCRRRWKQIVEEYIRSPHAESMRKRNHLVFSMVEAEEEYLEQLEVLVACFLRPFKMAASSKRPPCSHEDVNSIFLNSETVLFLHQIFLKGLTSRLESWPTLVLGDLFDMLLPMLSIYQEYVRNHHYSLQVLTECKSNTNFATVLKRLEAKPTCQGRSLETFLTYPMHQIPRYIITLHELLAHTPHDHVERKSLQNARQQLEDLSRQMHDEVSETENLRKNLAVERMIVEGCDILLDVNQVFVRQGSLVQVPPGRGRIRSRLASFKSERDAVRQCFLFSNHMIIATRTSGGRLHLLPDVGKIPLADATLIEDPSEVQDEDASVCSQSTRGSTLSVSESVNAGNRDFKIFVETKSGARHSIHLIAPTIQDKEAWISDISQCLDNIHMHSLLSPGIGGSSGGSIFAGHQALRADPRLFKDDVDIRFSRTLNSCKLPQVRYATPERLLQRLTDLRFLSIDFLNTFLLTYRVFTDGETVLQALKNVFYNPPLEPACECDHQTDFLELPYQDGRASPRRTSGASSVSGYCSEGADRDRSMSGDSAGLRFRGSRRGYASHQGSEQETLSWIPEQAGPVIIHGVHHHDTAVEEKQQQQQQQSPPKVDGGGGGNGGGGGGGSLQSKSQHQIHAQPQDDSYLAIPKPMAGSSSSDTLTETAMSGPSSPSNLSSVTLVGSTGSGGQDKSEDQTPTEGTFRYGKAPSGPLPERVNPKQRKEPTPTICTTDMTQQQQQQQQQQQIKVPQTPPTVTTTPCHSPSSPGQQLAAKEQQQQPTVCQNGHDGPKIVTQPYLLSTTTTTTVTITTTTTTTHTAASGTAVTKSISPPHLLPMDRRPSVGHNIAIPHAALCQHRHSLQLNGDGSFYGKGSEKQQQQQQPQISSPRLATRKFSAPKTPERQRKSLFGTPQRERDSSSTRRFSESDDDMATSIFTTPRGSVGGVSLSTLSSRASMQHDHVPHCSSKVGVVITSYRQSQRSMGPDPLWSSTSTAAAAFAIATSASSNPRDEPPEVEARNRKESVVSSPATMRVLNVLRHWVSKHFQDFEQDAALRSQTIAFLDDITCSPNLLPTEHRAASQLLRLLCRDDIDSGKHHLDMLLRPPQTPSKESIETLSALEIAEQMTYLDHQIFLAIRSEEFLGQAWMKSDKKSRAEHIILMTKRFNDGSRLVCSEIVSRSNMAARVAAIEKWTAVADICRCLHNFNGVLQICAAFTNAAIYRLKKTWDKVPRTIKSTITKLQAVVCSDGRFRVMREALHRCDPPCIPYLGMYLTDLSFIEEGTPDFTPDRLLNFSKMRMIAHVIREIRHFQQTPYKIDHIPKVTSYLLDTSLLLDDDELYQKSLQIEPRSSRLSAPNTANV